A window of Maledivibacter sp. genomic DNA:
GCTTTGATATGAATTCTAATAATGAATTAGCCAGAAAAATAGCAAGTGAAGCTATGGTTTTATTAAAGAATGACCAATCTATACTTCCTATTACAGATATAAAGCATATTGCTATTATAGGTAAAGCAGCAAAAAATCCTCGTATCCAAGGTGGTGGGAGTTCAGAGGTTGATCCGACAAATATGTGCATCCCATATGACGAGATAAAAAGCTTCGCCAAGGAGGCAAAGATATTTTATCAAGAGGGTTATGGAGATGAGGAAGAGATAGATCAGAATATGATAGACGATGCAATAGATATAGCTAAGGATGCCGAGATAGCACTGATATTCATGGCTTCACCGGCACATAAGGAATTCGAAAGCTATGATAGGGAAGATATAAAGCTCACAAAGCATCAGATACAATTAATAAAGGCGGTGGCCTCAGTACAGCCTAAAACCGTAGTAATTTTAAATAATGGTTCTCCAGTTTCAATGAAGGAATGGATTGATCATGTACCTTGTGTATTACAGACATGGCTCATGGGGCAAAGCGGTGGTGGAGCCGTGGCGGATATCCTTTTTGGAAAAACAAATCCATCGGGTAAGCTAGCCGAGACATTTCCCATCAAATTGAGTGACAATCCAGCATATATTAACTACCCAGGAGAAAATGACAAGGTAATATATGGCGAGGGCATATTCATTGGATATAGGTACTATGATAAAAGGGATATAGAGGTGCAATTTCCATTTGGATATGGACTATCCTATACAACCTTTGAATATTCAAATCTCCGATCTTCTTCAGATCAATTCAAGGACATAGATGGCTTAACCATAACCGTTGATGTGAAAAATACTGGGAAAATAACTGGAAAGGAAGTTGTTCAACTATATGTAGGTGATAAAGAATCGAGGCTAGTCAGACCTAAAAAGGAGTTAAAGGGTTTTAAAAAGATAGAGCTACAGCCTGGGGAAACTAAAACCCTTTCATTTCAACTTGAGATGAGGGATTTTGCTTATTATCATCCCAGATATGAACAGTGGATAACTGAAGATGGAGAATTTGACATCATGATAGGCAAATCCTCAAGGGATATTCCTTTGACTAAAAGGGTTAGTCTTATTTCTACCACAGAGCTTCCTTGTACTTTAGATTATAATAGTACTGTGAGGGAATGGCTTGAGGATAAGAGGGGTAAAAAAATCATTGAATCGCTTAGTCAGGATATCATGAATAGAAAAGATTTTATGCAATTAGCAGGGGAATCCAATGTGGATATATGGAAAGCGGCACAGGATACTCAATTGATATTTTTATTAAAACAAATATCTTGGGCACTGCCCCTAGTACCTAATATCATTATGTCAAGGCTATTGTCCCAAGTCCATGGTAGAAGAAGATAGAAACAAAAAACCAATCTAATTCCGATTGGTTTTTTTATTTGTAAAGAGTTCAAGGTGAATATTAATGTTAATGTATATATTTTAAATGATTGCCTTTAAAATATATTATAATTATGTATAATGGAAATAATTCTACTTAATAGGGGAGGTATTTGATGAATACTTTTTTTGCATCACTTTCTATTTTATTTGCACTCAATATAGTTTTAGCTATAGCAATTATTTTTCTGGAAAGGAAAAAACCCACTGTTACATGGGCATGGATTATAGTACTGTTAGTTCTTCCAGATATTGGATTTATTCTGTATTTATTATTTTCACAGAATTTGAGTAATAAGAAAATATTTAAACTAAAGGAGGAGGAAACAAGGCTTATCGATCTACTTAAGAACGAAGAAATATATCTTTTAAAAAACAATCAAATAAATTTTAAAGATAAATCAATGGCAAGATATCAAGACATGATTTATATGAATCTAATAAATGACAATGCTTTTTTCACACAGGATAATGATATAGAAATTTTTACTGATGGCAAAGCAAAATTTGATGAACTCCTTGGGTCTATTAAAAAAGCCAAGCATCATATTCATATGTTATATTTCATAATAAAAAATGATTCCATTAGCAAGCAAATACTAAATGCTTTAATAGAAAAAGCAAAGGAGGGAGTAGAAGTTAGGCTCCTTTACGATGCCATGGGCAGCCAAGTCATTCCAAGAAAAATACTAAGGGAATTAGAAGCTGCCGGTGGAAAATATGCTGCTTTTTTCCCATCTAAGATTCCCTATATAAATTTCAAATTGAACTATAGAAATCATCGTAAGATAGTTGTTATTGATGGTAAATATGGATTTATAGGTGGATTTAATGTTGGAGATGAGTACCTTGGGTTAAACAAAAAAATGGGATACTGGAGGGATACCCACTTAAAGGTTAAAGGGAGTGCTGTTCTTAATATTCAAACTAGGTTCATGCTAGATTGGAGGTACGCATCTAGGGAGAATATAAAGAATTTAACTGAGTATTATTCTGCTGTGGCCTCAACTGGAAATGCAGGTATTCAAATTGTATCCAGTGGACCGGATTCCAAAGAGGAACAGATTAAGTATGGATATATTAAAATGATTAATTCTGCTAAAGAGAGCGTATATGTTCAAACTCCATACTTTATACCAGACGATACCATACTGGAAGCTTTAAAGATTGCCGCTTTATCA
This region includes:
- a CDS encoding glycoside hydrolase family 3 C-terminal domain-containing protein, yielding MNINELISRMNIKEKAALCIGASAWCTASIRRLGIPQIVMADGPHGVRRVENVDEVQNVFSHIKSLPSTCYPTASAVACTWDTELVRDMGEAIGRECIAQEVDILLGPGNNMKRTPLCGRNFEYFSEDPYLSGDLAAAFINGVQSKGVGTALKHFVANNQEYKRHTTSSEVDERTLREIYLAAFERAIKKSNPWSVMCAYNKLNGTHCSENYGLLTKILREEWEFDGVIMSDWGAVYNRVEALKAGVDLEMPGPQKKSFKALIKAINSGEIEEDILDDAVRNILNIVVKCSEVEKGNESFDMNSNNELARKIASEAMVLLKNDQSILPITDIKHIAIIGKAAKNPRIQGGGSSEVDPTNMCIPYDEIKSFAKEAKIFYQEGYGDEEEIDQNMIDDAIDIAKDAEIALIFMASPAHKEFESYDREDIKLTKHQIQLIKAVASVQPKTVVILNNGSPVSMKEWIDHVPCVLQTWLMGQSGGGAVADILFGKTNPSGKLAETFPIKLSDNPAYINYPGENDKVIYGEGIFIGYRYYDKRDIEVQFPFGYGLSYTTFEYSNLRSSSDQFKDIDGLTITVDVKNTGKITGKEVVQLYVGDKESRLVRPKKELKGFKKIELQPGETKTLSFQLEMRDFAYYHPRYEQWITEDGEFDIMIGKSSRDIPLTKRVSLISTTELPCTLDYNSTVREWLEDKRGKKIIESLSQDIMNRKDFMQLAGESNVDIWKAAQDTQLIFLLKQISWALPLVPNIIMSRLLSQVHGRRR
- the cls gene encoding cardiolipin synthase, with product MNTFFASLSILFALNIVLAIAIIFLERKKPTVTWAWIIVLLVLPDIGFILYLLFSQNLSNKKIFKLKEEETRLIDLLKNEEIYLLKNNQINFKDKSMARYQDMIYMNLINDNAFFTQDNDIEIFTDGKAKFDELLGSIKKAKHHIHMLYFIIKNDSISKQILNALIEKAKEGVEVRLLYDAMGSQVIPRKILRELEAAGGKYAAFFPSKIPYINFKLNYRNHRKIVVIDGKYGFIGGFNVGDEYLGLNKKMGYWRDTHLKVKGSAVLNIQTRFMLDWRYASRENIKNLTEYYSAVASTGNAGIQIVSSGPDSKEEQIKYGYIKMINSAKESVYVQTPYFIPDDTILEALKIAALSGVDVRIMIPNKPDHIFVYWATYSYIGELLKAGTRAYIYDKGFLHAKTVVVDGKIASVGTANVDIRSFKLNFEVNAFIYDTDIAGELKTIFEKDINDCKEITNKIYSKRSNIIKIKESISRLLSPIL